The Helianthus annuus cultivar XRQ/B chromosome 16, HanXRQr2.0-SUNRISE, whole genome shotgun sequence genome includes a window with the following:
- the LOC110916516 gene encoding single-stranded DNA-binding protein, mitochondrial, whose translation MASSLCRRIYHSFLSQNPNFNQHQSLLISAHRFSTETSSDSTSDSDSDPTTHPESDSGPLSQSSDSSSRQKVPVDRPLENGLDAGIYKAILIGVVGQHAIEKKLRSGRAVTMLSIGTGGMRNNRRPLQNEEPRDYANRSMVQWHRVSIYAERLGALVAKNAVPGSTLYLEGNLETKIFNDPITGLTRRVREVAVRGDGRVVFLDKGNDGQEPQQAELKGVGYY comes from the exons ATGGCATCTTCCCTCTGTAGAAGAATTTatcattcttttctttctcaaaaccctaatttcaatcAACACCAATCGCTACTAATTTCCGCCCACCGTTTCTCCACCGAAACCTCTTCCGACTCTACCTCCGATTCCGATTCGGATCCCACTACCCACCCAGAATCCGATTCTGGTCCGTTATCCCAATCTTCCGATTCCAGTTCCCGCCAAAAGGTCCCCGTAGACCGCCCCTTAGAAAACGGTTTAGATGCAGGCATTTACAAG GCGATCTTGATTGGGGTAGTGGGTCAACATGCTATAGAGAAGAAGCTGAGGAGTGGGAGGGCTGTGACTATGCTGTCGATAGGGACCGGAGGGATGAGGAATAATCGGAGACCGCTGCAGAATGAAGAGCCCAGGGATTATGCGAATCGGAGTATGGTTCAGTGGCATAGAGTCTCGATTTATGCGGAGAGGTTGGGTGCGCTTGTAGCAAAGAATGCAGTTCCTGG CTCTACCTTATATTTGGAGGGGAATCTAGAGACGAAGATTTTCAATGATCCGATAACAGGTCTAACACGTCGTGTAAGAGAAGTGGCCGTTCGTGGAGATG GCCGTGTTGTGTTTCTTGATAAAGGGAATGATGGCCAAGAACCCCAACAAGCGGAACTGAAGGGGGTCGGTTATTACTGA
- the LOC110915504 gene encoding peptidyl-prolyl cis-trans isomerase CYP26-2, chloroplastic, which produces MEKIWQNLKTLHSTAEHLHRQPPPTQIQSIPSSPATIKLSRRQLATCTKSSVLLLLTSQFQDHFHLPNARAQEQNLLTPENPQNLENDIPTENNTTASPAEENAIDTSDTTTPTEEDTSDTTTTPTEENPVETSSSTSPTEESPAENTETTGPTEESPPDTNATTNPIEENPAETSATASTNTEENQADSSSDTTTTTTTTEVDSCTDKVLTKRAFLDIAIDGKPMGRIVVGLYGNNAPNGTTKFSDFVSGAAGISYRRKEFVKITPNYIQHGGVRSYGVDAELAAQTGRNFAVENLVAELERENGRCPGTKNVAGSVGIIVRDPFKPPPKQKLVARNGKLVIDEEEIGKEPNGTEFVISTKDSPELDASTLVIGKVLEGMEVVEKIGQVKTVQENTSSPYFRVAKLIGDKRAVVAERGFNRPYSKVIVTNCGIMM; this is translated from the exons ATGGAGAAGATATGGCAGAACCTGAAGACCCTGCATTCAACAGCCGAACACCTTCATCGCCAACCACCACCAACACAGATTCAAAGCATCCCATCTTCCCCTGCAACCATCAAACTGTCACGTAGACAACTCGCAACCTGCACGAAATCGTCTGTGTTACTGCTCCTCACTTCCCAGTTTCAAGACCACTTCCATCTGCCCAATGCAAGAGCCCAAGAACAGAACCTACTTACACCCGAGAATCCTCAAAACCTCGAAAACGACATTCCAACTGAGAATAACACGACCGCAAGTCCTGCAGAGGAGAATGCGATCGACACTAGTGACACCACCACTCCAACCGAAGAGGACACTAGCGACACCACCACCACACCAACCGAAGAGAACCCGGTGGAGACTAGCAGCTCCACCAGTCCCACCGAAGAAAGCCCAGCTGAGAATACTGAAACCACGGGTCCCACCGAAGAGAGCCCGCCTGACACTAATGCCACCACCAATCCCATTGAAGAGAATCCAGCAGAAACTAGTGCCACTGCCAGCACTAACACTGAAGAGAATCAAGCTGACAGCAGTTCtgacaccaccaccaccaccaccacaactgaAGTAGACAGTTGCACGGACAAAGTTCTTACGAAGCGGGCTTTTCTAGACATCGCGATTGACGGGAAGCCCATGGGACGAATTGTCGTCGGGCTGTATGGAAACAATGCACCCAATGGAACTACTAAGTTCAGCGATTTCGTAAGTGGAGCAGCAG GTATCAGTTACCGAAGGAAAGAATTCGTAAAGATCACACCAAATTACATACAACATGGCGGGGTTAGATCATACGGAGTTGATGCTGAACTTGCAGCTCAAACCGGAAGGAACTTTGCAGTCGAAAATCTCGTTGCTGAATTGGAGCGCGAAAATGGAAGATGTCCCGGGACTAAGAATGTTGCAGGGAGTGTAGGTATTATTGTGCGAGACCCGTTTAAACCGCCACCTAAGCAAAAGCTGGTGGCCCGAAATGGTAAGTTGGTGATTGATGAAGAGGAAATTGGGAAAGAACCAAACGGGACGGAGTTCGTTATCTCAACAAAAGATTCACCAGAGTTGGATGCATCAACATTGGTTATTGGGAAAGTGTTAGAAGGTATGGAGGTTGTAGAGAAAATCGGTCAGGTCAAAACCGTGCAAGAAAACACCAGTTCTCCTTATTTCAG GGTGGCGAAGTTGATCGGGGATAAAAGGGCAGTGGTTGCAGAGAGGGGGTTCAACCGACCCTATTCGAAAGTAATTGTAACCAATTGTGGGATAATGATGTAA
- the LOC110916866 gene encoding probable calcium-binding protein CML15, producing MSRLPEDQLKQFQEIFNRFDLDKDGSLTHLEVAALLRSLGLKPSGDQIHKLFNHMDSDGSGTVEFDELVNAMSSQMMTEDILMNQHQLLEIFKSFDRDGSGFITPAELAKSMTKMGQPLTYRELTEMVRDADTDGDGVISFTEFQRIMARSAADSLGFSL from the coding sequence atGTCACGGTTGCCGGAGGACCAACTCAAACAATTCCAAGAAATATTCAACCGGTTCGACCTGGACAAAGACGGGTCCCTCACCCACCTTGAGGTGGCCGCCCTCCTCCGCTCGCTCGGCCTCAAACCCTCCGGCGACCAGATCCACAAACTCTTCAACCACATGGATTCCGATGGGAGCGGGACAGTCGAGTTTGATGAGTTGGTGAATGCTATGTCATCCCAAATGATGACCGAAGATATATTAATGAATCAACATCAACTTCTTGAGATTTTTAAGTCGTTTGATCGGGATGGGAGCGGGTTTATTACGCCTGCTGAGCTTGCGAAATCCATGACGAAAATGGGCCAGCCGTTGACGTATCGCGAGCTGACTGAAATGGTTCGAGACGCGGATACGGATGGGGATGGTGTGATTAGCTTTACGGAGTTTCAACGAATCATGGCTAGATCGGCTGCTGATTCACTTGGGTTCTCGTTGTAA
- the LOC110916183 gene encoding oleosin-like: protein MADRYKLTGQDPLAKQPKTIIISHGGSPIRKKRPARSPESTQLTGLMALLISTGILLVLSGATVTSAVISFIFFTPIIIITSPYWVPTGILLFFFVAMVLSVCGVGLAAAAVLVVQLLMTGGDGR from the coding sequence ATGGCCGATCGGTACAAACTCACCGGTCAAGACCCACTTGCAAAACAACCAAAAACCATCATCATCAGCCATGGAGGATCACCCATCCGTAAGAAACGGCCAGCCCGGTCACCCGAGTCAACCCAACTCACGGGTCTTATGGCCTTACTCATATCCACCGGAATCTTGCTGGTTCTTTCTGGTGCCACCGTTACAAGTGCGGTTATCAGCTTCATATTCTTTACACCCATAATCATCATCACCAGCCCGTATTGGGTTCCGACTGGTATCCTCCTGTTCTTCTTTGTGGCTATGGTATTGTCGGTTTGCGGGGTGGGTCTAGCTGCGGCTGCGGTCTTGGTTGTCCAGTTACTTATGACGGGTGGGGATGGTCGTTGA
- the LOC110916141 gene encoding protein Dr1 homolog, whose amino-acid sequence MEPMDIVGKTKEDASLPKATMTKIIKEMLPPDVRVARDTQDLLIECCVEFINLVSSESNEVCGKEDRRTIAPEHVLKALEVLGFGDYIEEVYAAYEQHKLETVDTVRGGKCTNGAEMTEEEALAEQQRMFAEARARMNGVATAPKPPEAESSLNGQLLEPF is encoded by the exons ATGGAACCGATGGATATTGTTGGTAAGACGAAAGAAGACGCTTCATTACCGAAAG CTACTATGACTAAAATAATTAAGGAGATGTTGCCTCCAGATGTACGTGTTGCAAGAGACACTCAAGATCTTTTGATTGAGTGTTGCGTAG AGTTCATTAATCTCGTTTCATCAGAATCAAATGAAGTCTGTGGCAAAGAAGATAGAAGAACCATCGCACCAGAGCATGTTCTCAAGGCGTTAGAG GTTCTTGGTTTTGGGGATTACATAGAAGAGGTTTATGCTGCGTACGAACAACACAAACTCGAAACAGTG GATACTGTTAGAGGTGGAAAATGCACAAATGGAGCAGAGATGACTGAAGAAGAAGCATTAGCGGAACAACAGAGGATGTTTGCAGAGGCACGTGCTAGAATGAACGGTGTTGCAACCGCCCCCAAACCGCCTGAAGCCGAATCAAGTTTGAACGGCCAACTCTTAGAACCCTTTTAA